In Nematostella vectensis chromosome 11, jaNemVect1.1, whole genome shotgun sequence, a genomic segment contains:
- the LOC5501122 gene encoding WAS/WASL-interacting protein family member 1 yields MRTNPDTERRPPPLPPAPKRAIDLKPDFPPVPTHKRSKSDGKVPFGEDIADMGRPALEKKSSFPLGEGEKDDSKASRPELPPRPTGLEKPANTGRVSNDVGLTKNAPNKPKSTTLPRPSVTPPPPRRQDSDTTVKVYPPNKDKPLPKVQENSKVGDTPAPEIPSRNYSSQVPVSQFPRRVQALNDCEADNDDNDLWRVTSFSSKAKVKTPSGGLESWRESLGIAAFSRSVLFACSRNNPRTLVSEPISSTFSWTIYEKFGQLPMQITSSNCRSTKL; encoded by the exons ATGCGGACTAATCCGGACACGGAGCGTCGACCGCCTCCACTACCACCCGCACCAAAGAGGGCCATAGACCTTAAACCCGATTTCCCGCCTGTACCCACCCATAAAAGGTCCAAATCGGACGGAAAGGTCCCGTTTGGGGAGGACATCGCAGATATGGGGAGACCCGCGTTGGAAAAGAAGTCATCTTTCCCcctgggagagggggagaAGGACGATTCAAAAGCATCTCGCCCCGAGCTTCCGCCGAGACCCACGGGCTTGGAAAAACCCGCGAACACCGGCCGTGTTAGTAATGACGTCGGCTTGACCAAAAATGCCCCGAACAAACCTAAGTCTACGACGTTACCGAG GCCTTCCGTGACACCACCCCCTCCCAGGAGACAAGACTCAGACACAACAGTCAAAG TTTACCCACCAAACAAGGACAAGCCCTTACCAAAGGTGCAAGAAAACAGCAAAGTTGGCGACACCCCAGCACCGGAAATACCTTCTCGAAACTACAGCAGCCAG GTCCCCGTGAGCCAGTTCCCGCGCAGAGTTCAGGCGCTGAATGATTGCGAGGCTGacaatgatgacaatgatttaTGGAGGGTGACGTCATTCTCGTCAAAGGCGAAGGTGAAGACGCCGAGTGGTGG CTTGGAGAGCTGGAGAGAAAGCCTGGGAATAGCGGCGTTTTCCCGATCAGTTTTGTTCGCGTGCTCTCGGAATAATCCAAGAACCCTCGTCAGTGAACCAATTTCGTCCACGTTTTCTTGGACAATTTACGAGAAATTCGGACAGCTTCCAATGCAGATAACTTCCAGTAACTGTCGCTCGACAAAGCTGTAG